A genomic window from Candidatus Kouleothrix ribensis includes:
- a CDS encoding alpha/beta fold hydrolase, producing MIAGIRQPLWRTPASLGLAAEEVVFGASDGVILRGWFIARSDGGGQPAPAIVFVHGWSWNRLGNRAGSSLLPDRDVEVLELAQALSQAGFHTLLFDLRNHGESDTAMPVTFGVYEARDLIGAVALLRRRPDVDRARIGAIGFSMGANTLIYGIPRCQPIRAAVAVQPTTPAVFAPRLARTLLGGSGPLLQQLGELLHRAFGAPPLSQINLARAAIHLRNTAMLYIQGSGDQWGTLADVQAVVAATPNARPLVVAPSTERFGGYLYACEQRDQIVEFFRAHMAT from the coding sequence ATGATTGCCGGCATACGCCAGCCGCTGTGGCGCACGCCGGCCAGCCTGGGCCTGGCCGCTGAAGAGGTGGTGTTTGGCGCAAGCGACGGCGTGATCTTGCGCGGCTGGTTCATCGCACGCAGCGACGGTGGCGGCCAGCCCGCGCCGGCGATCGTGTTCGTCCACGGCTGGTCGTGGAACCGGCTGGGCAACCGGGCCGGCAGCTCGCTGCTACCCGACCGCGATGTCGAGGTTCTCGAGCTGGCCCAGGCGCTCAGCCAGGCCGGCTTCCACACCCTGCTGTTCGATCTGCGCAACCACGGCGAGAGCGATACGGCCATGCCGGTGACATTTGGCGTATACGAGGCGCGCGACCTGATCGGGGCGGTGGCGCTGCTGCGGCGGCGCCCCGATGTCGATCGCGCGCGCATCGGCGCGATCGGCTTCTCGATGGGCGCGAATACGCTGATCTACGGCATCCCGCGCTGCCAGCCGATCCGCGCGGCGGTAGCAGTGCAGCCAACTACGCCGGCGGTATTTGCGCCGCGGCTGGCGCGCACACTGCTCGGCGGCAGTGGGCCGCTACTACAACAGCTGGGCGAGCTGTTGCACCGCGCGTTTGGCGCGCCGCCGCTCAGCCAGATCAACCTGGCGCGCGCAGCAATACACCTGCGCAACACAGCCATGCTCTATATTCAGGGGAGTGGCGACCAATGGGGTACCCTGGCCGATGTGCAGGCGGTCGTTGCGGCTACGCCCAACGCGCGCCCGCTGGTGGTGGCACCCAGCACCGAGCGGTTTGGCGGCTACCTGTATGCGTGCGAGCAGCGCGACCAGATCGTCGAGTTCTTTCGCGCGCACATGGCTACTTGA
- a CDS encoding heme-binding domain-containing protein — protein sequence MRSKLIRLLFVSALVLFVVIQLVPIGPRRTNPPVQAEPPWDSPQTRALARRACFDCHSNETVWPVYAYVAPVSWFIAREVGRGRHKLNFSEWAGADVEGESEQESDEIPKVFRRGSMPPRKYLLLHPAAQLSAAEREQLLNGLLASLK from the coding sequence ATGCGATCGAAGCTCATCCGGCTGCTGTTTGTGTCCGCGCTGGTGCTGTTCGTCGTGATCCAGCTCGTACCGATCGGGCCGCGGCGCACTAACCCACCCGTGCAAGCCGAGCCGCCCTGGGATAGCCCACAGACTCGCGCACTGGCGCGGCGGGCCTGCTTCGATTGCCATAGTAACGAGACCGTCTGGCCCGTGTATGCCTATGTTGCGCCAGTATCGTGGTTTATCGCCCGCGAGGTCGGGCGCGGCCGCCACAAGCTCAACTTCTCCGAGTGGGCCGGCGCCGATGTAGAGGGCGAAAGCGAGCAAGAGTCCGACGAAATCCCCAAAGTGTTCAGGCGCGGGTCGATGCCGCCACGCAAGTATCTGCTGCTGCATCCCGCTGCGCAGCTGAGCGCCGCCGAGCGCGAGCAACTGCTGAACGGGCTGTTGGCCTCGCTCAAGTAG
- a CDS encoding CHAD domain-containing protein, translating to MLETTNPIAEARAPRANTEAVALVLFDGARVAHQLPAKARFLLQLAAACYWRTSQLGDERGDRVGRDLLLAMPLPQLSAEQQAIAACAVALQREKLRPKRESSFVWLGAKDQRSALALAAIIRLARALDIAPADMLVQAEDAGTSLIVGGAAAEATSAAAEAAAGPWREAIGPLSVRVVADDQLAQLRAGPAPGDPQFDERLDRMLALVPLPSADLGGEPIAEAARRALRRFFDKLLAREEAVLRDEDSEDVHQMRVATRRLRAALQTLEGVYAPDLIRRYRRGLRRIAQSLGAVRDGDVFLEHVVAYRDALPAPQHAALAPLIAAVSAERSQARAALEHDLASRRYHTFKREFAAFLSTPGAGNLASPEPGITQRMRDFAGSAIWRRYELWRAYEAALPAGDEAVLHQARIAGKRFRYTLEFFAEVLGPRVDIVLDPLIALQENLGTLQDIVTAHAHVAALGLAGDPGAQAYLATRTDERAPLLAALPTLWGKVDSGTYRRRLFELIVKI from the coding sequence ATGCTCGAAACGACCAACCCGATCGCCGAGGCGCGCGCGCCGCGCGCCAATACCGAGGCTGTGGCGCTGGTGCTGTTCGATGGTGCGCGCGTGGCACATCAGCTACCCGCTAAGGCGCGCTTCCTGCTGCAGCTGGCGGCGGCATGCTATTGGCGTACCAGCCAGCTAGGCGACGAACGCGGTGATCGCGTTGGGCGCGATCTGCTGCTGGCCATGCCGCTACCGCAGCTCAGCGCCGAGCAGCAGGCAATTGCCGCCTGTGCGGTGGCGCTCCAGCGCGAGAAGCTGCGGCCCAAACGCGAGTCGTCTTTCGTCTGGCTCGGCGCTAAAGATCAGCGTAGCGCGCTGGCGCTTGCGGCGATCATCCGGCTGGCGCGCGCGCTCGACATCGCGCCGGCCGATATGCTGGTGCAGGCCGAGGACGCCGGCACCAGCCTGATCGTGGGCGGGGCCGCCGCCGAGGCCACCAGCGCGGCCGCCGAGGCTGCGGCCGGGCCATGGCGCGAGGCGATCGGGCCGCTGAGCGTGCGCGTGGTCGCCGATGATCAGCTGGCGCAGCTGCGCGCCGGGCCGGCGCCTGGCGACCCGCAGTTCGACGAGCGGCTCGATCGCATGCTGGCGCTGGTGCCGCTGCCGAGCGCCGACCTGGGCGGCGAACCGATCGCCGAGGCGGCGCGGCGCGCGCTACGGCGCTTTTTCGATAAGCTGCTGGCGCGTGAAGAGGCGGTGCTGCGCGACGAAGATTCCGAGGATGTTCACCAGATGCGCGTGGCCACGCGGCGGCTGCGCGCGGCGCTACAGACACTCGAGGGCGTATATGCGCCCGACCTCATCCGGCGCTATCGGCGCGGGCTGCGGCGGATCGCGCAATCGCTCGGCGCGGTGCGCGACGGCGACGTCTTCCTCGAGCATGTGGTGGCCTATCGCGATGCGCTGCCGGCGCCGCAGCACGCCGCCCTCGCGCCGCTGATCGCGGCCGTGAGCGCCGAGCGCAGCCAGGCCCGCGCCGCGCTCGAGCACGACCTTGCCTCGCGCCGCTATCATACGTTCAAGCGCGAGTTTGCCGCGTTTCTCAGCACGCCGGGTGCGGGCAACCTGGCATCGCCCGAGCCGGGTATTACCCAGCGCATGCGCGATTTCGCCGGTTCGGCGATCTGGCGGCGCTACGAGCTATGGCGCGCCTACGAGGCCGCGCTGCCTGCCGGCGACGAGGCTGTGCTGCACCAGGCGCGCATCGCCGGCAAGCGCTTTCGCTATACCCTCGAGTTCTTTGCCGAGGTGCTCGGCCCGCGCGTCGATATCGTGCTCGATCCACTGATCGCGCTCCAGGAGAACCTCGGCACATTGCAGGATATCGTTACCGCGCATGCGCATGTGGCCGCGCTTGGCCTGGCCGGCGACCCTGGCGCGCAGGCATACCTCGCCACGCGCACCGACGAACGCGCGCCGCTGCTGGCCGCGCTGCCAACGCTGTGGGGGAAGGTTGATAGCGGCACGTACCGGCGCCGGCTGTTCGAGCTGATCGTGAAGATTTAG
- a CDS encoding tetratricopeptide repeat protein, translating into MVDLLSNALGQMLGELLGEPIEAAFDRRALGRALDKAVRAAERRFADEYRAHDAELVDALVHQTRFADLPSVRAALRALITRPFHDTSAPIAVLRQSFDDVLPARTDRARVDAAVAAFLGYLGHEVLYIPQLRELYALVFQKTAADTSRQLAARADALALQLAQLLAAPPATALLAPAAPPERRRPWHNLPQRSYARFVGRQAELQQLQRLLLPHPRSRHFVVTLDGIGGVGKSALALELAHSYSDTYAQLPPDERFEAIVWVSAKRTLLTASGIQQRQPTFGTLHDLYREIATVLDQTAILQAEPAARRGLIERALAAQRTLLIVDNLETVDDDELLSFLRELPDPTKAIVTTRHRIDIAYALRLSGMPEADARALMQVEAARKHVALPPEAESDLYRRTGGLPLAIVWSIGLMSLGYGIDSVLRRLGSGQSDIARFCFSESVARIRHRDAYRLLLALALFEQRVDRALLGVVAGFSDDVIGRDDGLAELLQLSLINQKGERFFLLPLTQRYVLDELAARPAIERELRERWIEALAQIARQYGGVLWHYPDRRRLKQVGQHMLALATWAQREDKPAVLLQFVPALLIYFDMLGYWSEMHALALDGLEYARLTGDLPSVMLIESRLCWLMGVQGKYDQAEGYIADALKIARAGADSAWICYLELRYAQHMRNGGSLDQAAEHSRQALEQLAGIAEPQRSYARASIEHELGKIARQRADWPTAHAHFLAAWQIFGDENDPALNLEGAWGVLSNLGLVAQQQGDHEAAAQMYQQSLEICREIGGKGALTNLLVRLALLEQQRGNPAGARAHAEEALEWATRLGMIWEQRQAAQVLEALGPAAA; encoded by the coding sequence ATGGTTGATCTGCTATCAAATGCCCTGGGCCAGATGTTGGGCGAGCTGCTCGGTGAGCCGATCGAGGCCGCCTTCGATCGGCGTGCCCTGGGCCGCGCGCTCGACAAAGCCGTGCGCGCGGCCGAACGGCGCTTCGCTGATGAGTATCGCGCCCACGATGCCGAGCTGGTTGATGCGCTCGTCCATCAGACCCGCTTTGCCGATCTGCCGAGCGTGCGCGCGGCGCTACGCGCATTGATCACACGTCCATTTCACGATACCAGCGCACCGATCGCCGTGCTGCGTCAATCGTTCGACGACGTGCTGCCGGCGCGCACCGACCGCGCGCGCGTCGATGCGGCCGTGGCCGCGTTTCTGGGCTACCTTGGCCACGAGGTGCTGTACATCCCGCAGTTGCGCGAGCTGTACGCGCTGGTGTTCCAGAAGACTGCCGCCGACACCAGCCGCCAGCTGGCCGCCCGCGCCGATGCGCTGGCGCTCCAGCTTGCGCAGCTGCTGGCCGCCCCGCCCGCTACGGCCCTGCTGGCGCCGGCCGCGCCACCCGAGCGGCGGCGCCCATGGCATAACCTGCCGCAGCGCAGCTACGCGCGCTTCGTCGGCCGCCAGGCCGAGCTACAGCAGCTACAGCGCCTGCTACTGCCACACCCGCGCAGCCGCCACTTCGTCGTTACGCTCGACGGTATTGGCGGCGTAGGCAAGAGCGCGCTGGCGCTCGAGCTGGCCCACTCGTATAGCGATACCTACGCCCAGCTGCCGCCCGACGAGCGCTTCGAGGCGATCGTGTGGGTTTCGGCCAAGCGCACCCTGCTCACCGCCAGCGGCATCCAGCAGCGCCAGCCGACCTTTGGCACCCTGCATGATCTGTATCGCGAGATCGCCACGGTGCTCGACCAGACGGCCATCCTGCAGGCCGAACCGGCCGCGCGCCGCGGCCTGATCGAGCGTGCGCTGGCTGCCCAGCGCACCCTGCTGATCGTCGATAACCTCGAGACAGTCGACGACGACGAGCTGCTGTCGTTTCTGCGTGAGCTGCCCGACCCGACCAAGGCGATCGTGACGACACGCCACCGCATCGACATTGCCTATGCCCTCCGGCTCAGCGGTATGCCCGAGGCCGACGCGCGTGCGCTCATGCAGGTCGAGGCGGCGCGCAAACACGTGGCGCTGCCGCCCGAGGCTGAGTCCGACCTGTACCGGCGCACCGGCGGCCTGCCGCTGGCGATCGTCTGGAGTATCGGCCTGATGAGCCTGGGCTATGGCATCGACTCGGTGCTGCGCCGGCTAGGCAGCGGCCAGAGCGATATTGCGCGCTTCTGCTTTAGCGAGAGCGTCGCACGCATCCGCCACCGCGATGCCTACCGGCTGCTGCTGGCGCTGGCGCTGTTCGAGCAGCGGGTCGACCGGGCGCTGCTTGGCGTGGTGGCGGGCTTCAGCGATGATGTGATCGGCCGCGACGACGGGCTGGCCGAGCTGCTACAGCTCTCGCTGATCAACCAGAAGGGCGAGCGCTTCTTTCTGCTGCCGCTGACTCAGCGCTATGTGCTCGACGAGCTGGCGGCCCGGCCGGCGATCGAGCGCGAGCTACGCGAACGCTGGATCGAGGCGCTTGCGCAGATCGCGCGGCAGTATGGCGGCGTGCTGTGGCACTACCCCGACCGGCGGCGCTTGAAGCAGGTGGGCCAGCATATGCTTGCGCTGGCTACCTGGGCCCAGCGCGAGGATAAGCCGGCCGTGCTGTTGCAGTTTGTTCCGGCGCTGCTGATCTACTTCGACATGCTCGGCTATTGGTCCGAGATGCACGCGCTGGCCCTGGATGGCCTGGAGTATGCCCGGCTCACGGGCGACCTGCCAAGCGTGATGCTGATCGAGTCGCGGCTGTGCTGGCTGATGGGCGTGCAGGGCAAGTATGATCAGGCCGAGGGCTACATCGCCGACGCGCTCAAGATCGCCCGCGCCGGTGCGGATTCCGCCTGGATCTGCTATCTCGAGCTGCGCTACGCCCAGCATATGCGAAACGGCGGCAGCCTCGATCAGGCTGCCGAGCATAGCCGCCAGGCGCTTGAGCAGCTGGCTGGAATCGCCGAGCCGCAGCGCAGCTATGCCCGCGCCAGCATCGAGCACGAGCTGGGCAAGATCGCGCGCCAGCGCGCCGACTGGCCAACCGCCCACGCGCATTTTCTGGCGGCCTGGCAGATCTTTGGCGATGAGAATGACCCGGCCCTCAATCTCGAAGGCGCCTGGGGCGTGCTCAGTAACCTTGGCCTGGTGGCCCAGCAGCAGGGCGACCACGAGGCTGCCGCCCAGATGTATCAGCAGTCGCTCGAGATCTGCCGTGAGATTGGCGGCAAGGGTGCCTTGACGAACCTGCTCGTACGGCTTGCGCTGCTCGAGCAGCAGCGCGGCAACCCGGCCGGCGCGCGCGCGCATGCCGAAGAGGCGCTCGAGTGGGCCACGCGCCTGGGGATGATCTGGGAGCAGCGGCAAGCCGCGCAGGTGCTCGAGGCGCTCGGGCCGGCCGCTGCCTAA
- a CDS encoding CYTH domain-containing protein: MEIEAKFRVDDDAIFPALLALPALGGFRLAAAPAPEDQRNVYFDTADRRLRAGRYGLRVRDLGLRRIATLKGEARVSAGMYERDEWEHEVGPSDDPADWPAGELRDRVLALLGGAQLAPTLSMRTHRQHIYAERAGVRVAELSLDEGDISAGGLAEHFRELEIELLGGGTRADLDQLVALLRARFALVPEDQSKLARGLALLDRAERGSESIG, encoded by the coding sequence ATGGAGATCGAGGCGAAATTTCGGGTCGATGATGATGCTATCTTCCCTGCGCTGCTGGCGCTGCCGGCACTCGGCGGCTTCAGGCTGGCTGCCGCGCCCGCACCCGAAGATCAGCGCAATGTCTATTTCGACACGGCCGACCGGCGGCTGCGGGCCGGGCGCTATGGCCTGCGCGTGCGCGATCTTGGCCTGCGCCGGATCGCCACGCTCAAGGGCGAGGCCCGCGTGAGCGCGGGTATGTACGAGCGCGACGAGTGGGAGCACGAGGTTGGCCCGAGCGACGACCCGGCCGATTGGCCGGCCGGCGAGCTACGCGACCGGGTGCTCGCACTGCTGGGCGGCGCCCAGCTGGCGCCGACACTGTCGATGCGTACGCACCGCCAGCATATCTATGCCGAGCGTGCGGGAGTGCGCGTGGCCGAGCTGAGCCTCGACGAGGGCGATATCAGCGCGGGCGGCCTGGCCGAGCATTTCCGCGAACTCGAGATCGAGCTGCTCGGCGGTGGCACGCGCGCCGATCTCGATCAGCTGGTGGCGCTGCTGCGCGCGCGCTTCGCGCTGGTGCCCGAAGATCAGAGCAAGCTGGCGCGTGGGCTGGCGCTGCTCGATCGGGCCGAGCGGGGTAGCGAGAGCATCGGTTAG